Proteins found in one Phoenicibacter congonensis genomic segment:
- a CDS encoding cell wall metabolism sensor histidine kinase WalK: MKKRRSLYSLLFIALFSLGIFVAVAVTIVVTYLNYAALGDESNIFSFLLSSTTQFASFALVLLILTLVISRILTEIITRPFKDIDLNHPLTNDSYEEVQPLLKRVDDQRKMLQEQNKLLEDTNIMRREFTGNVSHEMKTPLQVIGGYAELMENDMVPPEDIKKTAKLIRREAETMRDLIDDVLTLSKLDENASLDGDLILLSDTIERVSGRLEQKACSRGQVIRLNLDQKLTIKGSSSLAEQIVYNLVDNAIKYNKDDGVVTVDLFTDGNRAKLVVSDEGPGIPISQRERVFERFYRVDSSRSRQTGGTGLGLAIVKHSVEVLHGRIKIVDNPNSETGSSFVVNLPLA, from the coding sequence ATGAAGAAACGCAGGAGTCTATATTCCCTTTTGTTCATCGCATTATTTTCGTTAGGAATTTTTGTTGCTGTAGCAGTGACAATCGTTGTTACCTATTTAAACTATGCAGCATTAGGTGACGAATCAAACATATTTTCTTTTTTACTTTCATCGACAACTCAATTTGCTTCTTTTGCTTTAGTTCTTCTCATTCTGACGCTTGTGATTTCTCGAATTTTGACAGAAATAATCACTCGCCCTTTTAAAGACATAGATTTAAATCATCCTCTCACCAATGATTCATATGAAGAAGTTCAGCCTTTATTAAAAAGAGTTGATGATCAGAGAAAAATGCTTCAAGAACAAAATAAACTTCTTGAAGACACCAACATTATGCGACGCGAATTTACAGGTAACGTTTCACACGAAATGAAAACACCACTTCAAGTTATTGGTGGATATGCAGAATTAATGGAAAACGACATGGTTCCCCCTGAAGACATCAAGAAAACTGCAAAGTTGATTCGTCGTGAAGCAGAAACTATGCGTGATTTAATCGATGATGTGCTAACACTTTCAAAACTTGATGAAAATGCTTCTTTAGATGGAGATTTAATTTTACTTTCTGACACAATTGAGCGAGTTTCCGGAAGACTCGAGCAAAAAGCGTGTTCGCGAGGTCAGGTCATTAGGTTGAATCTTGATCAAAAACTCACCATAAAAGGCAGTTCCTCCCTAGCCGAACAAATTGTTTATAACCTGGTAGATAACGCAATTAAATACAACAAAGATGATGGAGTTGTTACTGTTGATTTATTTACAGATGGCAACAGAGCAAAACTTGTCGTTTCTGATGAAGGTCCTGGCATACCAATTTCCCAGCGAGAGAGAGTTTTTGAGCGTTTTTATCGCGTTGATAGCAGCCGATCTCGTCAAACTGGAGGCACGGGCCTTGGCCTTGCAATCGTAAAACACTCTGTTGAAGTCTTGCATGGGCGAATAAAAATTGTCGATAATCCTAATAGTGAAACTGGTTCAAGTTTCGTTGTCAACTTGCCACTAGCCTAA